ACCGCGCCCGCTTCAACGAGGCTCCGGGCCTCTTTGCGTCGAACACCTACGACGCGGTCATGGTGATCGCGCTTGCGATCCAGAAGGCCGGCAGCACGGACGGCCCGGCCGTCCGCGACGCGGTGCGCACGATCGCGCGAGCGCCCGGCCAGGAGATCGGTCCTGGCCAGTGGGCGCAGGCGCGCCAGGCGCTCGCCAACAACACGGACATCAACTACCAGGGCGCTTCCAACGAGGCGGACTTCGACCAAAACGGCGACGTCGCGAGCGCGTACATCATCTGGGTCGTCAACGACGAGTGGCGTCTTACGACGCTGTGCGCGATCCCGGGCGCCGACGTGCTCACGAATCCGGTTCCGATCGCAGACGCTTGTCTGGGCCAGGCGTAGCGGGGCCCGCGGGCCCGAGGTAGGACCGGCCCATTTCCGGGTCGGCGAGCACCTCGGGGCCCCGCCCCTCGAAGCGGTTGCGGCCCCGGTCCAGCACGTACGCGCGATCGGCCATCGAGAGGATCCGCCGCGCGCGCTGCTCCACGGCCAGCACGGCCGTCCCGCCGTCCCGGATGGAGGCGAGGCGCTCGAACACGGAATCGGCCACGACCGGAGCCAGGGCCGCCGCCGGCTCGTCCACGACAAGCAGCCGGGGCTCGGACATGAGCGCCTTGCCAAGGGCGAGCATCTGGCGCTCGCCGCCGGAGAGCGAGCCTGCGCGCTGCAAGGCGCGCTCGGCAAGCTTGGGGAAGGCCGCGAGCACCGTCTCCAAAAGCTCCGCCTCCCGCTCGGGGCGGACGAAGGCGCCCATCGTGAGGTTCTCCCGCACGGTGAGCGAGGGAAAGACGTTGCGGACCTGGGGCACGTACGAGATGCCCAGGCGCACGCGCGAGGAGGCGGTCCGGCGAAGCAGGTCCTGCCCGTCGAACGTCACCCGGCCTTCGAAGACGCGCGCGACGCCGACCACCGCCTTCACGAGCGTGCTCTTGCCGGCTCCGTTGGGGCCCACGACGGCGACGAGCTCCCCCGGCTCGACGCGCAGGTTCACGCCGTGCAGGATGCGGCTTTGACCGTACCCGGCGGTCAGGTCTTCGACGGCAAGCAGCGCCGTGCTTCAGCCCCCCAGGTAGCTTTCGAGGAGCCGCGGATCGGCGCGGACCTCCTCGGGCGTTCCTTCCACGAGCTTGCGGCCTTCGTGCATGGCGACGACGCGGTCGCACCGACGCAGCACGACCTCCATGTCGTGCTCGACGAGCAGGAAGGTGAGGCCCTCCCGTCGCAGCTGCTCGAGCCGGTCGAGGATCGTGGCGGCAAGCGCGGGGTTCACGCCGGCCACGGGCTCGTCGAGCAGCACCATGCGCGGCTTGGCCATGAGCGCGCGGGAGAGCTCGAGGAGCTTCTTCTGGCCGCCGGAGAGCTCGTGGGCCGGGAGCTCCGCGACGCCCGCAAGGCCCGTCGTTTCGAGAAGCTCGGTCGCGCGCGTGCGCACCTCGCGCTCGAAGGCCTTCCAGCGGCGCGGCCGCAGAAGCCCCCCGAGGGTCTCGCCCGGATGCCCGGGCGCGGCGAGCACGACGTTCTCGAGCACAGTCAGGCTCCCGAACTCGCGGGGCGTCTGGAAGGTGCGGACGAGGCCGCGCGCTGCGATCCGGTGCGGCGGAAGGCCGGCGATCCGCTCTCCGTCGAACCGCACGTCCCCCGCGTCGGGCGCAAGCTCGCCGGCCACGATGGAGAAGAGCGTGGTCTTGCCCGCGCCGTTGGGGCCGATGAGCGCCACGATCTCCCCGGGCCGGACGTCAAACGAAACGCCGTCGACGGCGCGCAGGCCCCCGAACGACTTCGTCACGCCGCGCAGCGACAGGAGCCCGTCGGCGGCTAGGTTCTCGATACGACCCTCTCCTCGGGAAGGATCCCGGACGGCCGCCACAGCACGACGACGATGAGGAAAACGCCGATGAGCGCGAGGCGCACGAAGTCGATCTTGGGCTGAAGGAAGTCGGGAAGCTGGTCCTTGAAGCGGAGGAGGCCGTAGGTGACGCCCCAGAGGGCAAAGGCGCCCAGCGCCGCGCCGCGGTGGTTGCCAAGCCCGCCCAGGATGACGGCCGTGGCCACGAAAAACGTGTCGACGGGGGTGAACTTGCTCACGGGCTCGATGAAACGCGTGAACAGCGCGTAGAGAGCCCCCGCAAGACCCATGAACGAAGCGCCCATGGCAAAGGCCGAAAGCTTGAGCCGGAACGCGTCCTTCCCCAACGCCTGCGCGGCGGCCTCGTCGTCGCGCACGGCGCGCAGCGACCGCCCCCACGGGGAGCGCGAGAGGTACTGCGCGAGCACGAGCAGGACGAGGAACAGCCCGACGACCACGAGCATCATGTACACCTCGGCCTCGGCGGCGCGAAGATCGGGGAACGGTCGGGGAATGGGGCCGATGGGTCCCACGCCGTGCACGCCGCCCGTGATCGATTGCTCGTTGACGAGGAAGCGGCGGAAGATCTCCGAAAAGCCGATCGTGACGATGGCGAGGTAGTCGGCCCGGAGGCGCAAGGCCGGATAGGCCACGGCCACCGCAAACACGGTCGTGAGCGCGATGGCGCCAAGGATGCCCACGGGGATCGGAAGGCCATGGCCCCAATGGCCCGGGTAGGCAAGGCTCGGGTCGGCGTGCCGCGACGAGAGCCAGACGAACCCGTAGGCGCCCATGGCCCAGAATCCGGCCACGCCCAGATTGAAGAGACCCCCGTAGCCCCATTGGAGGTTGAGGCCAAGCGCAAGGAGCATGTACAGCCCCGCGAAGGTCAGGAAGAACGCGAGGTCGGGATCGAGGAACGTCACGGGGCCGCCTCCGTGGGGCTCCTCCTCCGGAAGCGCGCCAGAAGCGGCGGGGCGCCGGCGCCCAGGATGCCCGTTGGGCGCAACAGCAGAACGACGATCATGACGACAAACGCCACGGCAAGCGAGTAGGTGGCGTTGAGGTTGAGCGCGAAGAACACGGGTTTGCTCACCTCGGTGGAAAGCCCGATGAGAAAGCCCCCGAGCACCGCGCCGTAGGGGCTGCCGATGCCGCCCAGGATCACGGAGGCGAACAGGAGCAGCAGCATGCCAAAGCCCATCGTGGGGGACAGCTGCGTCGTGGCGGCGAGGAACACGCCGGCCAGCGCGGCAAGCGCGCCGCCCAAAAGCCACACCGCCGCCACCACCACGCGCGTGTCGATGCCCGTCGTGCGCGCAAGCTCGACGTCGTCGGCGGTGGCGCGCATGGCGATGCCAAGCCGCGTGCGCGTGAGCAGGACGTGCAGACCGATGGCCACGAGGACGGCCACGGCAAGCGCCAGCAATCGCGTGGGCGTCACCGCGACCGGGCCCAGCCGCATGGCCGTCTCGGCGGGAAGCCGGAACGTAAGCGGGCTTGTGCCCCACACCATGCGCACGACGTTCTGCAGGACGAAGCTTAGCCCCACCGTGGCGATGAGGGGGGGCAACGGGCCGCGGCCCTCGAAGCGCCAGAACAGCCCGTGCTCAAGCGCAAGCCCAAAGAGCGCGATCGAGACCATGGCCACGATGGCGGCGACGACGACGTCGAGCCCCATCTGGACGTTCACCACCCACGCGACGTACGCGCCCAGGGTGAGGAAATCGCCGTGCGCGAAGTTGGCGAAGCGGCGGATGCCGTAGACGAGGGTGAGCCCGACGGCCCCCAGTACGAGGATGCCCCCGACGACAAGCCCGTTCACCACGAATTGGAGGAGGCTTGCGTCAACCATGCGGAGGGGGGCATGGCGTTCGGCGAATATAAAGCGCCGGCCGTTTTTTCGAATCGCACGAAGCCGGTTCCTTCATCCGTCTCCTGGCCTGTCTGGCCGCGGGTCTCCATGACCGCCAAACCGCCCGCGTTCCCGACCGCCGCGCTCGCTCTGATGGCCGCCCCGCAGCAAACCTACACGCCGCCCCCGCCGCCGCAGCAGTGGGCGCCGGCGCCCAAGCCCCGTCCGCTTGGCGTCACCATCCTTGGCGTCCTCTACCTGCTCGGCGGAGCGTTGATGGCGCTTGCGGGGTTGGCGTTTGTCGCCGGCGGCGCGGCCATGAGCGCCGCGTTTGCGCCGTTCCTGCCCCTGCCGGGCGCGCTGCTGGGCGCGGCGCTTGCGGTCGTGGGCATCGTCGTGCTTGGAATCGGCGTGCTCTCCATCGTCGTGGGCAAGGGTCTCCTCGACGCTCGGCCATGGGCCTGGACGGTCGCGCTCGTCCTCACCGCCATCGGCCTACTCATGGGCGTCCTCAACCTCGTGACGGGGAACGTCGGCGCCATCGTGAACGTGGCCATCTCGGGCTTCATCGTCTGGTACCTCTACCAGGACGGGGTCAAGGCCTGGTTCGGCCAGGGCCACATGGCCACGCCGTGGGCCCGCTGAACGCCCGCGCACGCCCGGAAGGATCGGCCCGCCGATCCTTCCGGCATATCCTTTAATACGGGTCGCCCATTCGCGCCCCGTCGACCATGTCCGACAACGACGCGCGACTGTTCCTCGCCGACGACGTCCTGGGCTGGATCTCGATCTTCCTCCTTTTCCTTGGCGTCATGTTCGTCCTCGCGCAGCTTCCGCACGTCCTCGCCGGCACCGCCCAATTCTCCGGGTGGCAGTACGTCTTCCCGATCACGGCCTTCGTCGCCGGCATCAAGAGCAAGCGCGACGCCGTCGCCTGGGCCGCCGTCCTCCACTTCAGCCTGCTCTTCCTCGTGGACGTGTTCTACGGCGTCGGCGGGATTTGACAGAGCCGCTCGGCTACCGCCTCGCGGAGCGGTCCGCCTCGCGCTCCGCCTAGCTGCGCGCTCGGCCTCCGCGCCGCCAAGTGGACCGCGCAGCGGTCCGCGAGTGCGCGCCGGAAGCCGCAGCTTCCGCCAGCGCTTCGCCCAGCTCGCGGCGCCGGCCCGCCTCCGGGGCGTTAGGGTCATAAAGGCGGCGCGCTCACCAATCTCGCAGCATCTCCACCATGAGCCGCACGCCAACGCCCGTCGCGTGCGGGCTTGGCGAGTATTCGGGGTTGAACTTCGCGGCGGAGCCCTCGTCCCATGCAGTCGACGCGATGTCGAGGTGCACCCACGGCGTGTCCTTCACGAACTTTCGAAGGAAGCGCCCGCCCGTGATCGTGCCCGCGCCGCGTCCGCCCAGGTTCTTCACGTCGGCCACGGGCGTCTTGATCTGCTCGTCGTACTCGTCCCAGAACGGAAGGGGCCAGACGCGCTCGTGGCAGGCCTCGCCCGCCTCGCGCACGCGCGAAAGGAGCTTCTCGTCCGTGCCCATGCCCGCGATCGCAAGGCTCCCGAGCGCGACGCTGCAGGCGCCCGTGAGCGTGGCAAGGTCGACGATGGCGTCGGGCGCGAAGGTCTCCTCGGTCCAGGCGAGCGCGTCCGACAGGAGGACGCGCCCCTCGGCGTCGGTGTTGAGGACCTCGATCGTCTTTCCGTTGTAGGCTCGAACGATGTCGCCGGGCTTGTACGCGCTGCCCGAGGGCAGATTGTCCGTGAGCGGCGCCACGCCCACCACGTGGACGGGGAGGTCCAGAAGCGCGGCCGCGCGAAGCGCCCCGAAGACCGCCGCGGCGCCGCTCTTGTCGTGCTTCATCTTGTCCATGGCCTCGCCGGGCTTGATCGAGATGCCGCCCGAGTCGAACGTGATCCCTTTGCCCACGACCGCCACGGTGCGCTTGGCGCGGGGGTTGTGCTCGAGCACGACAAGCCGCGGTTCGTTTGCGCTGCCGGAATTCACGGCGAGGATGGCGTTCATGCCCTTGCGTTCCAACCATCGCCGGTCGTACACGGTGCACTTGAGCCCGACCTTGCGCGCCATCTCCTGCACGCGCCGCGCGATGACCTCGGGCCGCCCGTCGCGGCCGCTCTCGTTGGCCACGTCGCGCGTGAAGTTCACCGACTCGGCGATGGCGACGCCCGCCTCGACGCCGCGCGCGAGGCGAGAGACCTCCCGCGCCTCGGGCGCAAGGACCGTGATGCGCGCGAGCTCCACCGGCCGGT
This Candidatus Thermoplasmatota archaeon DNA region includes the following protein-coding sequences:
- a CDS encoding leucyl aminopeptidase; this encodes MRIEVRRGRIEQASDEAIVVNAFEGVTRPGGATGAVDAAAGGVIGKHLRMGDFKARRGEIYLIYPEGMRTKRILLVGLGKKEKFDEDAARQVSAAVAKRAVSLKIRSYASIVHGAGGGEAGDGAGERRRRSTSAGIGGLRPERAAQAFAEGAILATYKFEKYKSAPEKPEDRPVELARITVLAPEAREVSRLARGVEAGVAIAESVNFTRDVANESGRDGRPEVIARRVQEMARKVGLKCTVYDRRWLERKGMNAILAVNSGSANEPRLVVLEHNPRAKRTVAVVGKGITFDSGGISIKPGEAMDKMKHDKSGAAAVFGALRAAALLDLPVHVVGVAPLTDNLPSGSAYKPGDIVRAYNGKTIEVLNTDAEGRVLLSDALAWTEETFAPDAIVDLATLTGACSVALGSLAIAGMGTDEKLLSRVREAGEACHERVWPLPFWDEYDEQIKTPVADVKNLGGRGAGTITGGRFLRKFVKDTPWVHLDIASTAWDEGSAAKFNPEYSPSPHATGVGVRLMVEMLRDW
- a CDS encoding branched-chain amino acid ABC transporter permease, with the translated sequence MTFLDPDLAFFLTFAGLYMLLALGLNLQWGYGGLFNLGVAGFWAMGAYGFVWLSSRHADPSLAYPGHWGHGLPIPVGILGAIALTTVFAVAVAYPALRLRADYLAIVTIGFSEIFRRFLVNEQSITGGVHGVGPIGPIPRPFPDLRAAEAEVYMMLVVVGLFLVLLVLAQYLSRSPWGRSLRAVRDDEAAAQALGKDAFRLKLSAFAMGASFMGLAGALYALFTRFIEPVSKFTPVDTFFVATAVILGGLGNHRGAALGAFALWGVTYGLLRFKDQLPDFLQPKIDFVRLALIGVFLIVVVLWRPSGILPEERVVSRT
- a CDS encoding ABC transporter ATP-binding protein; its protein translation is MNLRVEPGELVAVVGPNGAGKSTLVKAVVGVARVFEGRVTFDGQDLLRRTASSRVRLGISYVPQVRNVFPSLTVRENLTMGAFVRPEREAELLETVLAAFPKLAERALQRAGSLSGGERQMLALGKALMSEPRLLVVDEPAAALAPVVADSVFERLASIRDGGTAVLAVEQRARRILSMADRAYVLDRGRNRFEGRGPEVLADPEMGRSYLGPAGPATPGPDKRLRSEPDS
- a CDS encoding branched-chain amino acid ABC transporter permease is translated as MVDASLLQFVVNGLVVGGILVLGAVGLTLVYGIRRFANFAHGDFLTLGAYVAWVVNVQMGLDVVVAAIVAMVSIALFGLALEHGLFWRFEGRGPLPPLIATVGLSFVLQNVVRMVWGTSPLTFRLPAETAMRLGPVAVTPTRLLALAVAVLVAIGLHVLLTRTRLGIAMRATADDVELARTTGIDTRVVVAAVWLLGGALAALAGVFLAATTQLSPTMGFGMLLLLFASVILGGIGSPYGAVLGGFLIGLSTEVSKPVFFALNLNATYSLAVAFVVMIVVLLLRPTGILGAGAPPLLARFRRRSPTEAAP
- a CDS encoding ABC transporter ATP-binding protein gives rise to the protein MAAVRDPSRGEGRIENLAADGLLSLRGVTKSFGGLRAVDGVSFDVRPGEIVALIGPNGAGKTTLFSIVAGELAPDAGDVRFDGERIAGLPPHRIAARGLVRTFQTPREFGSLTVLENVVLAAPGHPGETLGGLLRPRRWKAFEREVRTRATELLETTGLAGVAELPAHELSGGQKKLLELSRALMAKPRMVLLDEPVAGVNPALAATILDRLEQLRREGLTFLLVEHDMEVVLRRCDRVVAMHEGRKLVEGTPEEVRADPRLLESYLGG